The genomic window AGACAAGACAAGCAGTGGTGAAACGAAAACGCATGGGCCTCCTTGCATGCACATCAGTATTCCAGAGCTTTGGCAATATGCCGAAAGTTTTTCCGCGCTCAGTTAAGATGCGCGAATTGTCTCCGGCGCGCTGGTTGCCGGGTGCTATACTCCAGCCGGAATCCTGAAAACATCATGCTTTTTAAGGCCCTGAGCGCAGCCGTTTATGGCATTGACGCCAACATCATTGATGTTGAAGTAGACTACTCCGGAATCAAGACCACAGAAGACCATTTCCATACCGTCGGCCTGCCTGATGCCGCCGTGCGTGAGAGCCGGGACCGCGTCCGCGCCGCCATCAAAAACTCCGGCTTCGATGTGCCTTCAACCCACATCACCATCAATCTGGCCCCCGCAGACATCAAGAAAGAAGGCTCCGGGTTTGACCTGCCCATGGCAGTCGGTATCCTGGGCGCCTATGGCGCATTACAGTTGCGCGACCTCAGCCAGTTCCTGCTGGTCGGCGAACTCGGCCTGGATGGCGCCTTGCGGCCTGTCTCCGGAATGTTGCCCATTGCTGTGGCCGCCCGCTCGCGCGGCATCCAGAACCTGGTCTTGCCGAAAGCCAATGCCCGCGAAGCCGGGGTCGTGGAAGGAGTGAATGTCTATCCGGTCGAGTCACTCCACCAGACCCTCGATCTGCTCAACGCCGCCGCCAACGGAGGCATCCACACCCCGCCTTTCCGCATGGCGGCCACCGAGATGCTGGGTGAGTTGCAGCACTTTCCATTGGACTACGCTGATGTCCGCGGCCAGCAGGGCGCCAAGCGCGCGCTGGAAGTTGCGGCCGCAGGCGGACACAATATTTTGATGATCGGGCCGCCCGGCTCCGGCAAGACGATGCTGGCCAAGCGCCTGCCTTCGATCCTCGCCCCGCTGACTTTTGATGAGGCCCTTGAAACGACAAAAATCCACTCTGTCGCCGGAGTGCTGGATGCCGAAGCCGGACTCGTCACCCAGCGCCCCTTCCGCGCGCCGCACCATACCATCTCGGACGCCGGATTGATCGGTGGCGGAGCGGTACCGCGTCCGGGGGAAGTCTCCCTTGCGCACAATGGCGTGCTGTTTCTTGATGAGTTGCCCGAGTTTCCCAGGAATGTGCTGGAAGTGATGCGGCAGCCGCTCGAAGACCGCCAGGTGGTCATTGCCCGCGCCTCTATGTCGCTGACCTTTCCCTCGGCCTTCATGCTGGCAGCAGCGATGAATCCCTGCCCCTGCGGCTACTTCAATGACAAATCGCGCGAATGCTCCTGCACGCCGCCCATGATCCAGCGCTATGTATCGAAAGTCTCAGGGCCGCTGCTGGACCGCATTGACATTCACATCGAAGTACCGGCGGTGCAATACCGTGAGCTGCGCGCGGGGGCGGCCAGCGAAAGCTCTGCTGCAATTCGCGCCAGAGTGCTCAAAGCGCGGTCCATTCAACGGGAACGCTTCTTTAAGGCGAAAGAGAAAATCTATTCGAACGCGCAGATGACCACGCGCCAGATCCGCACCTTCTGCGAACTCGGCCCCGACGCCGAGCGCCTGCTCGAACGCGCCATGCAGCAGCAGGGACTCACCGCCCGCGCCCACGACCGCATCCTGAAGGTGGCCCGCACCATCGCCGATCTCGAAGGGTCCCACTCCATCAGCGTGCCCCACATCGCCGAGGCCATCCAGTACAGAACACTGGACCGGAGCTACTGGAGCTGAAGCGAAACCATCTATGGTCCTGCGAAGACCAGATGAGGACCTGTTCATGCCCAGGCACCGGGCCGGTCGCCTAGGACGCTTTGTTTCGCCTTGGCAAATATCTCCGGCCAACAATTTCATATTCGCCGGAAAGGACCCGTGCAATGGCTTCCGGATAGGCCAGATGCTCCTGTTTGAGGATGCGCGAGGCCAGAGACTCCGCCGTGTCTTCATCGAGCACCGGAACGGTTTTTTGCAGCACGATGACGCCGTGGTCCAGCTCTTCGTCCACAAAATGCACAGTACAGCCGGAGACCCTGACGCCGTATTCCAGGGCCTGCCGCTGCGCGTCCAGCCCAGGAAAGGCCGGGAGCAGGGAAGGATGGATGTTCAGGATGCGCTGTGGAAAGGCGCGCACAAAATCTGGCGAGAGCAGGCGCATGTATCCCGCAAGACAAACCAGGTCCACTCTGTGCTCTCGCAGGCAGGCGATGATTTCCTCGTCATGCTCGGCACGCCTGCGGCCGCGGGCCTCAATGACCCGGGCCGGAAGGCCGCGTTCGGCCGCCACTGCGATGCCGGGCGCATCCGCTTTGTTTGAGATGACGATGGCAATGTCTGCACCGCGCAGTCTTCCTTCCGCAATGGAGTCAGCAATCGCCAGAAAGTTGGAGCCACGCCCGGAAAGCAGAATGCCCAGGCGCTGGGGCGCGCTCATTGGTAGATCACCTTGCGCTCGCCCTTAACGGTGCGTCCAATGACATAAAACTTCTCGTTGGCCCGCTCCAGGGTGGACTTGACCCGCTTGAATTTGTCCGCCGGTACCACACAGATCAGCCCGATGCCCATATTAAAGGTGCGCAGCATCTCTTCCTGCGGGACCCGGCCCAGCTCCTGGAGGTGCTCGAAGATTGGCAGGACCGGCCAGCTCCCCAGCTCGACCACAGCGGAGATGTTTTTCGGCAGGACCCGAGGAAGGTTCTCCGTAATGCCGCCGCCCGTGATGTGCGCCATACCGGTCACATGTTCGTTGGCGGTCAGCTTTTTGATCACGTTCAGGTAGCTGCGATGGACCTTCATCAGCGCGGCACCGGCCTTTTCCTTAAGAGCATTCACATACTGGTCGGCCTTGTATCCGGCCACTTCAAAAAACAGCTTGCGGGCCAGGGAGTAGCCGTTGGTATGCAGGCCGGTGGAAGGCAGTCCAATCAGAACGTCTCCGGCCTGAATGCCGGCCCCGGTGATGAGCTTGTCTTTTTCGACGATACCAACAATAAATCCAGCCAGATCATACTCACCATTGGCATAAAAGCCGGGCATTTGGGCCGTCTCTCCGCCAATCAGGGCGCAGCCATTGGCGCGGCAGGCATCGGCCAGGCCGCTGACAATTTTCTCAGTCACCGCTCCGTCGAGCTTGCCGGTGGCCAGGTAGTCGAGGAAGAACAATGGGCTGGCTCCCTGGACGGCAATGTCGTTGACGCAGTGATTGACCAGGTCGGCCCCGACGGTATGATGGATGCCCAGCTCGAAGGCCACTTTCAGCTTGGTGCCCACGCCATCCGCGCTGGAAACCAGTACGGGCTGCTTGTATCGTGCCGTATCCAGTTTGAAGAGGCCGCCAAAACCGCCGATTTCTCCTAAAACATTGCGGGTAAAGGTCTTCTGTGCGAGATACTTGATACGTTGTTTGGCCCGGTCACCGCTGGTGATGTCCACGCCGGCGTCGGCATAGGTCATGCTGGAAATTTGTTCTGGCAATGGTCCTTCCGTGAAAACAAGGTTGGGAAAAGCCAGTTTAGCACCTGCTCGGGGTCAAAAATACCTCGCTTCTCGGCGGAAAAGGGTGCAAAGCCTTTCCTGTTTTTCGGAATAAAAGTCTTTTCTGAGGGAAATTCCAGGGCTAGGCTAGTCGCAAGCGCAAATCTGCGCATTGGAGAGTACCGTGAAAATTCTGTTTCGTTTCCTCCTCCCTGCCGTCGTGGTGTGCCTGTCTGCCTCTTCCGCATTCGGCGCACAGAACCCTTTCGGTCCCGGCGACCCCTGCCCTCTGGGACACGTTAGCGCCGGACCGGGCGATCCCAATCCGCTGGGCCATATGGTCCCCGGACCGGGTGATCCGAACCCGCTGGGCCATTTTACCGAGTAGGACGGCGCCCAAAAAGTAGGCCCTTTTATGGGCTGAATGGACAGGTAATTTTAACCATGCTGTTCCTTGCGGAACATCGTAAGATTCGTGTATGCATTTCAACCTGCTGGACAATCTGCTCTGGGCCCTGAGCTTTGCCGGAAATGTTGTCCTGCTTGTTGTCCTGCTGATGAAGGAGCGGTGGAAGCAGTTTCCTGTCTTTACCTTTCTGATTGCTGATTTTGTAGCAGAGACCATCGCGCTCTTCCTGATCTATTCCTATGGATCGTTCCGGTGGTACACCATCATTTACTGGGCCACCTTTCTCCTCGATTTCCTTCTCCAGATTGCGTTGTTGTTTGAAATTGCCCGGATTGTGCTGCGTCCCACCGGCACATGGCTCCGGGACGCACGCTCTTCCTTTCTTCTATGGGCGGCCAGCGGGGCCATTGCCGCCCTGGCCCTCAGCTATGCAGTACGCCCTCCGGCGCAGTCCTGGCTGGCAGCGCTGGAGGTGCGCGCCATTCTCTTTACCAGCCTGTTGTTTTGCGAATTGTTCTTTGCCATGATGCTGGCCGCCCAGCGTCTGGGGTTGGTGTGGCGCAGCCATGTGATGCGGCTGGGGCAGGGACTGACTGCCTGGTCACTGGCGACGATGCTGGTCAATACCGCGCACAGCTACCTGGGCACCACCAACAAGCAGCTTTTTAATACGCTGGAGCATGTCCGGATCCTGGTCTATATTTTTGTAACAGCTTACTGGGCTGTAACCTTCTGGTCGCCAGAGCCGGAACGGCGGCCGCTTTCGCCGCAAATGCTGCAATATCTGGTTGCCTTACACGAAAAAGTGCAATACGATGCTTCCCAGGTTCGCGGTGCCCAAAATCCTCACTAAGAGCTGACTGTGGTTCCGATTCTGCTGCTGACATTCGTCGTTCTTCTGGCCGGGGGACTGGTCTGGTTACAGGTCAGTGCCCATCGCGCGGCCGCCAGGTCCTGGGAAGAGCTTGTTTCGCAGCTCCAGCACATCCCGCCGCGAGGGCTGGAAATTGTCGCCCTGGATTACATGGAACCGAAGCCCAACCAGTTGAAGCTGGAGCCGGAACATCTGTGGGCCCTGATTGGCGGCTTGGAGGGCCTGCGGGCGATGCGCCGCAACGCCAACCTGCTGATTGCGCTGGCGGCCTATGTGCAGCGCTGGAATTTTGACGAGGGCGTGATTGTGACCGAGCGGATGCGTCAGGATGCAATCCAGCTCAAACGCGCGCTCTTCCATATCCGCATGGAGAGGGTCCTGCGCCGCACGCCGCTGCGGACCCCTTTCTATCTTCAGCAGGCCGCATCCGCTTATTATCTGATGACGCGCCGGCTGCTGGCCCTCTATGCAACCAGCCACGCCGGGCTTCTGCCAGCACTCCGGGCAGCGATCTAGCCATTCTTTCTCTGCCCGTCCCGGTCCCAGGTATGCAAAAGATTTCACGGGTTTTTTGGACGAATCTGGTAGACTGGTAGCGCGTTAGAACCGACCGGGCAAACGCAGTACCTCGCCCACCAGCAAGATTCTGCCGGAAATTGGCTCCGTTCGCTCCAGCGCAATCCCAAACAGGAACAGCATCACATGGAACAAGGTACCGTAAAATGGTTTAACGACGCGAAGGGTTTCGGCTTTATTTCGCGGCAAAACGGCGAAGATGTCTTTGTACATTACTCCGCCATTGTCTCGAATGGCTTCAAGAGCCTTCAGGAGGGCCAGGCCGTTCAATTCAACGTCGTAAAGGGGCCGAAGGGCTGGCAGGCAGCGGACGTTCAGCCGCTCTAAGACGCGAAAGAACAAATTTCACTTGGATTTTTTATCAGAGGCGGGCCTGGCCCGCCTTCGCTTTATCTGGCCATCGAGGCTTCCAGCAGTTCGCGGTTGACGCGCGTCAGCCGGTTCACCACACGATAGCGGTCTCCGCGATAGACCGACCGTACGTGTTCGATGGGCTGGCCGCTCTGCACATAAGCAATCCGCGTAAACAGAAACGCGGGGTGGTTCTTTGCGGTCTTCAGCAGTTGCGCCTCCTGTTTTTTGGCAAACCCCACCTCGACCACCTCATCGGCAACCGCAATGTGGATCCCGTAGCTGCGGGACAACGCTTCATACAGCGAAGTAGAAGGATCGAAACGCTCCATCAGGTCCGGGCACAATCGCCGGGGCAGCGAGCAGTATTCAATGCCCAGCGGCAGCGCATCGGCCAGCCGAAGACGGGCCAGATGAAAGATCTCTTCCTCGGGCCCCAGACGCAGAGCATCGGCCACGTCCGGAGCCGGCTTGCGCACTTCAAACTTCAACACCCTGGTGGCCGGGACCCAGCCGCGCGCCTTCATGTCTTCCGTAAAAGAGAGAACCTGTCGGAAGTTTTTGTCTATCTTGATGCCAGAGACAAAGGTGCCTTTTCCCTGTTCGCTGTAAATGACGCCCAGCTCACAGAGGGACTTGATCGCCTGCCGGACAGTCATCGGGCTTACCCCCAGGGCCGACGCAATTTCCTGGGCAGAAGGCAAGGGTTCCCCCAGCTTGAAGACTCCGGCCTGAATCTGGCCCAACAAACGCTGCTGGATCTGGTGATAGAGGGGGATGACGCTTTCGCGGTCAAGTGGTGGCAGGGAAACCATTTCTGTTTGCGCGCTCTGGCTGACTTGACTATATAACACAAAGACGAGGCAATTTCCCAAAGAGAAATTCCTGCGGCCGGACCAATATGCAGGTACGGTCAAAAGGCCCTTGCGCAGGAAGCTGCACGAAACTTTTCAGAACTGTCCGGGTTACAAATGGCAGCGCCATTTCCGGCGCTGACCAAAATCCCAGCACTCTCTTGCCGGGCAGTGTTATACGTCCTTTCTTTCCGAGCGAGGAACCTTATTGATTCATCAAACGCGCGCTTCGCGCCAGGGGAAGACCGCGCCTGCAAGAGTCTGCGGAAGGAAGTGACCCACGATGTTACGCAAATCTTCTGGTAAGACGCTCCTGCTCTCAGTCCTTTCGGTCCCGCTTGCCCTCCTGCTGGTAAGTGGATGCGGCACCGCACCGTCTGGCTCCAACAGCTCCGGCGGCACCTCTTCCAATACTGCGCCGGCCTTTGTGATTGGTACCGATGCCCCACGCGCAGGGGTCACCTCGTTTTCCGTCCAGGTGATGAGCATCAACGCCCTGGACGCCCAAGGAAACAGCGTCTCCCTGCTCAGCGGATCGCCCACTGTGGACTTTGCCCGCTACAACGGCCTGCAGACCCTGCTGGATATGAATGACGTCCCGGCTGGCACCTACAACAGCATTGTGATTACGCTGGGAAGCGCCACCATTGGCTATCTCCAGACCCAGCAGGGTGCTCCTCCCACCATCCAGACCATGCCGGCCGTCCTGACGCAGTCCACCATCACTGAGACCCTCTCTTCGCCGCTGGTCGTGGCGCAAACCGGACCGGTCGGCATCCGGCTGGACTTTGACCTGTACAAATCCATCCAGGTCGACAGCAGCGGCCAGATCACGGGCCAGGTCACGCCCACCTTTGACGTAAAGGCCATTGGCCCCGATGACCCCGGCGCTTACATTGACGAGTTTGATGCCGGAGTGGTCAGCGTGAACGCCTCCGGGCAATCGTTCGTCATTCAGGGGCCGCACGGGAATCAGTTCACGGTCCAGGTGAATGGACAAACCGAATGGGACAATAACGAGAGCATCAATCAGCTTACAAGCAACAGCATCGTGCAAATCTCCGGCGTACTGGACCGCGCCGATTCCACCATTGATGCCGATGAGGTCGCCATCCTTTCGCAGGACGGCTTCTACGCATCCGGACAGATTACATATGTACAGCCCTCCAGCGGGACCGCTTCGAGTTTCGATCTTTATGTCCGCGGACTGCTGCCGGCCTCGACCGGTCTATCGCTGGGCCAGATTGCGCAGGTCAATCTTACCGGCAACGAAAAGTACTTCATCTACTGGATGCACAATCCGCTGAGCCAGTTCCTCTTCAACTCTGGCTCTCTGCTCCCCGGACAGCATGTCTCGATCGGAGGCCCGGCCAGCGGCGCCAGCAATCCGCAGGCAGTTACGGTCAAGCGCGTGGTGCTGCGCCACTGGGGCTATGTGGGAACGCTGGTCCCCAACAGCGTGAAGGGCAACACGTTCCAGATGAATGTGACGGGATTTGCCGGGCTGCTGGTGCCGGGGACCGTCACAGTCTACGTAACGGACGGTACGCACTACCGCGGCGGTCTGAACGGTCTCAATGACGTCAGTTCGGCGGCCACTGTCCGCGTGGTTGGCCTGCTCATCCGGGACCCGTTCTCCGGAAACCTGGTGCTGCTGGCCCACTATGTGGACGATATGGACTGAAACTCACGCCTGACAGGGCGTTCCTTGCCACTGAGGGCAGGAGCGCTCTGTCAGTTTTTTCTATGTGACTTTTGCGCGTCGCCAGCAAGGGTCGCGTCCCCCGCGCAGGCCAAAGCGCTCCTTAGACCTGGACCGCATGGGCAGGCACAATGGACGGCAGTCCGGCGGCCTCCACGGTGGCCTTCACCATGGCCTCAAATCCCATGCAGGAATTGAGCATCAGGTGGTACATCCGGTAGTCGTTCCATTCACGGTCATAGAAGCGGCGGACGTAGGCGGCGCGGCGCTTGTCTGTGGCCAGGATCTCCTGTTCGGCCTCATCCGCGTGGTCAGGAAAATTTTCCCGAAACCAGGCGACCTTGCGCTTCATGGAAGCATGAACAAAGACGTGGAAGACGCCGGGCATGGTGAGCAGGGCGGCCGTTGCGCCCCGTCCGACGATGACACAGTGGCCCGCCTTCACCTGCTCCTGAAAATATTCGCGTACGAATTTCACCATGCGTTCTGCGTCGAAGACGCTGCTCTCGTCCAGGGCAGGCAGACGCTCGATGGACCCATGCCAGAAGGCCTTTCCGAAGCGGTAATACCAGGGGTCGAGCCGCTCATCGCAGCTTTCGGCAAGTTTCTTGGTGATTCCGGCCTTGGCTGCAATTTCATCAATCAGGCACTGGTCAATCAGTTTCCAGTCAAGATATCGCGCCAGATGGTGCGCATAGGCCGCGCCCTGGCTGCCATATTCCCGTTCGACCGTGATGACCCGGATCATGCTTCGGCCCTCCGCGTTGCGTATCGTAGCACTGGCTGAGGGGATTTACAAAAGCTGCTTTTCTCTTTTTGAGCAGAGAAAAACCTGACCTCGCCTTAACTTCGCAGCTCGACCACCGTCGCCCCCGCGCCGCCTTCGGCCTGCGTAGGCTCGCTGATGGAAGCCACATGGGGATGCCGTTCCAGCATCGAGCGCAAGGCCCGGCGCAGGATGCCCATGCCGGTCCCGTGGACAATGCGGACGCGGGGTAGTCCGGCAAGATAGGCCCGATCAAGATACTTTTCCACCTCGTCGGTGGCCTCATCCACGGTCCGTCCGATGAGGTTGATCTCCGGGCGCAGGTCTTGGCTGGTATCTGCTACGGAAACGGACACACCACGCTTCCGCGCCGCTTCTATGGGACTTGGACGCGCAGCCAGGACCTCGGCGATCTCATCGCGGGCAATGCGCATTTTCATGGGGCCAACAGCGACTTCATAGGTATTGGCATCGATCTCGCGCTGCACGACCCCCATGCGGCCCAGGGTGCGCAGCTTGACGGTGTCTCCGGCAGCCACGTGACGGACGATGTGGGGCTGGGCGTGGCGGTCGCCTTTGTCTGCCCCGGTTTTGTCGGCCACGACAGCAGCGTGAAAACTCTCCTGAAACTCCCGTCGCAGTTTTGCAATGCGCTGCTCGGCCTGCTTTGAAAGCTTTTGCTGGGCCGCGCGGTCATCAAGGGCGCGGACGGTTTCTCTGGCGCGGAACTCGAAGTCTTTGAGGAGAGACTGGAGTTTCTGTTCCAGTTCGCGCACCTTGGCGCGCCACTCCTTCATGCCTTCTTGGGCCAGGCGGCTGCGTTCGCGGTTCAGCTCATATTCCAGATCGCGCACCCGCTTGCGCTCGGCTTCCAGCTCCTGTAATTGCTGATGGAGCCTGTCCAGAAAAGAGGCAATGTCCAGGGTCTGCGTGCTGAGCTGGGCCCGCGCCGCAGCAACGATCTCCGGCTGTAAACCAAGCCGCTGCGCGATGTTGATGCCTGCGGAGGCCCCGGGGACACCGAGGCGCAGTTCATAGGTAGGAGCAAG from Pseudacidobacterium ailaaui includes these protein-coding regions:
- a CDS encoding DUF4382 domain-containing protein, with amino-acid sequence MLRKSSGKTLLLSVLSVPLALLLVSGCGTAPSGSNSSGGTSSNTAPAFVIGTDAPRAGVTSFSVQVMSINALDAQGNSVSLLSGSPTVDFARYNGLQTLLDMNDVPAGTYNSIVITLGSATIGYLQTQQGAPPTIQTMPAVLTQSTITETLSSPLVVAQTGPVGIRLDFDLYKSIQVDSSGQITGQVTPTFDVKAIGPDDPGAYIDEFDAGVVSVNASGQSFVIQGPHGNQFTVQVNGQTEWDNNESINQLTSNSIVQISGVLDRADSTIDADEVAILSQDGFYASGQITYVQPSSGTASSFDLYVRGLLPASTGLSLGQIAQVNLTGNEKYFIYWMHNPLSQFLFNSGSLLPGQHVSIGGPASGASNPQAVTVKRVVLRHWGYVGTLVPNSVKGNTFQMNVTGFAGLLVPGTVTVYVTDGTHYRGGLNGLNDVSSAATVRVVGLLIRDPFSGNLVLLAHYVDDMD
- the purM gene encoding phosphoribosylformylglycinamidine cyclo-ligase translates to MTYADAGVDITSGDRAKQRIKYLAQKTFTRNVLGEIGGFGGLFKLDTARYKQPVLVSSADGVGTKLKVAFELGIHHTVGADLVNHCVNDIAVQGASPLFFLDYLATGKLDGAVTEKIVSGLADACRANGCALIGGETAQMPGFYANGEYDLAGFIVGIVEKDKLITGAGIQAGDVLIGLPSTGLHTNGYSLARKLFFEVAGYKADQYVNALKEKAGAALMKVHRSYLNVIKKLTANEHVTGMAHITGGGITENLPRVLPKNISAVVELGSWPVLPIFEHLQELGRVPQEEMLRTFNMGIGLICVVPADKFKRVKSTLERANEKFYVIGRTVKGERKVIYQ
- a CDS encoding AAA family ATPase, giving the protein MIRVITVEREYGSQGAAYAHHLARYLDWKLIDQCLIDEIAAKAGITKKLAESCDERLDPWYYRFGKAFWHGSIERLPALDESSVFDAERMVKFVREYFQEQVKAGHCVIVGRGATAALLTMPGVFHVFVHASMKRKVAWFRENFPDHADEAEQEILATDKRRAAYVRRFYDREWNDYRMYHLMLNSCMGFEAMVKATVEAAGLPSIVPAHAVQV
- the purN gene encoding phosphoribosylglycinamide formyltransferase; amino-acid sequence: MSAPQRLGILLSGRGSNFLAIADSIAEGRLRGADIAIVISNKADAPGIAVAAERGLPARVIEARGRRRAEHDEEIIACLREHRVDLVCLAGYMRLLSPDFVRAFPQRILNIHPSLLPAFPGLDAQRQALEYGVRVSGCTVHFVDEELDHGVIVLQKTVPVLDEDTAESLASRILKQEHLAYPEAIARVLSGEYEIVGRRYLPRRNKAS
- a CDS encoding cold-shock protein, which gives rise to MEQGTVKWFNDAKGFGFISRQNGEDVFVHYSAIVSNGFKSLQEGQAVQFNVVKGPKGWQAADVQPL
- a CDS encoding GntR family transcriptional regulator codes for the protein MVSLPPLDRESVIPLYHQIQQRLLGQIQAGVFKLGEPLPSAQEIASALGVSPMTVRQAIKSLCELGVIYSEQGKGTFVSGIKIDKNFRQVLSFTEDMKARGWVPATRVLKFEVRKPAPDVADALRLGPEEEIFHLARLRLADALPLGIEYCSLPRRLCPDLMERFDPSTSLYEALSRSYGIHIAVADEVVEVGFAKKQEAQLLKTAKNHPAFLFTRIAYVQSGQPIEHVRSVYRGDRYRVVNRLTRVNRELLEASMAR
- a CDS encoding YifB family Mg chelatase-like AAA ATPase; translated protein: MLFKALSAAVYGIDANIIDVEVDYSGIKTTEDHFHTVGLPDAAVRESRDRVRAAIKNSGFDVPSTHITINLAPADIKKEGSGFDLPMAVGILGAYGALQLRDLSQFLLVGELGLDGALRPVSGMLPIAVAARSRGIQNLVLPKANAREAGVVEGVNVYPVESLHQTLDLLNAAANGGIHTPPFRMAATEMLGELQHFPLDYADVRGQQGAKRALEVAAAGGHNILMIGPPGSGKTMLAKRLPSILAPLTFDEALETTKIHSVAGVLDAEAGLVTQRPFRAPHHTISDAGLIGGGAVPRPGEVSLAHNGVLFLDELPEFPRNVLEVMRQPLEDRQVVIARASMSLTFPSAFMLAAAMNPCPCGYFNDKSRECSCTPPMIQRYVSKVSGPLLDRIDIHIEVPAVQYRELRAGAASESSAAIRARVLKARSIQRERFFKAKEKIYSNAQMTTRQIRTFCELGPDAERLLERAMQQQGLTARAHDRILKVARTIADLEGSHSISVPHIAEAIQYRTLDRSYWS